Proteins from a genomic interval of Methanoplanus endosymbiosus:
- a CDS encoding DNA-deoxyinosine glycosylase, whose translation MSSESFATDNTIHSGGLAPVSGRDLLILILGSYPGEVSLKVSEYYGNRRNHFWRLMEEILGIDSSLSYDERIEAIKSERIALWDVLYGCKREKSSDHSISSAMPNDISGFLEENPSVKYIILNGKTGAGKWFYRTQKDILVCDDITVRIFPSTSPANAVFSFEEKLKEWGIMRKWLLRI comes from the coding sequence ATGTCTTCTGAATCTTTTGCAACTGATAATACCATACATTCCGGCGGGCTTGCACCTGTATCCGGAAGAGATCTGCTTATCCTTATTCTTGGTAGTTATCCGGGTGAGGTGTCTCTTAAGGTGTCAGAATATTATGGCAACCGGAGAAACCATTTCTGGAGATTAATGGAGGAGATTCTCGGCATTGATTCATCTCTGTCTTATGATGAGAGAATTGAGGCGATTAAATCAGAACGGATTGCATTATGGGATGTATTATATGGATGCAAAAGGGAGAAGAGCAGTGATCACAGCATATCATCAGCTATGCCAAATGATATATCCGGATTTCTTGAAGAAAATCCTTCTGTGAAATATATTATTCTGAACGGAAAGACGGGTGCAGGAAAGTGGTTTTACCGGACTCAGAAGGATATTCTGGTGTGTGATGATATTACTGTCAGGATTTTTCCCTCGACAAGTCCTGCAAATGCTGTGTTCTCATTTGAAGAGAAACTTAAGGAGTGGGGAATAATGCGAAAATGGCTTTTGAGGATATAA
- a CDS encoding nucleotidyltransferase family protein, whose amino-acid sequence MTKTDEPHTLPDRDEIISILKKEMTYLKEEFKISEIGLFGSYVRGEEDNESDIDILVSFSEIPGFIKFMRLEDYLSHCLHGIKVDLVVKNSLKTNIGKEVLSEAIFA is encoded by the coding sequence ATGACCAAAACAGATGAACCTCACACACTGCCGGACAGGGATGAAATAATCTCAATATTAAAAAAAGAGATGACTTACCTTAAAGAGGAATTTAAAATATCTGAAATAGGTCTCTTTGGATCATATGTACGCGGGGAAGAAGACAATGAAAGTGACATAGATATACTGGTCTCATTTTCAGAGATTCCCGGATTTATTAAATTCATGAGACTTGAAGATTACCTGTCACATTGCCTGCATGGGATAAAGGTAGATCTGGTCGTAAAAAACTCGCTAAAAACAAATATCGGAAAAGAAGTACTAAGCGAGGCGATCTTTGCATGA
- a CDS encoding PAS domain-containing protein yields the protein MTSKYKKYYTTETSNDSQNKRRETAMNRQDYFTPENSLMKDIIDKSPYKVILTDKSGKVIYLNNKAENIYGITLNQLFRPQYVIDSSGKKISRFEDIYQMLTIWDSESGDRDSNSNAFTFESRFKQKNKEYYPVKITANLLRDKKRSPEYQDCICFYAEDISAGKETEEALIKSEKDKVTILNAIHENLVYYNTDFEIIWANQDPADSLGMKPEDLIGKVCYKLWYNRDSPCENCTVKKAIENKKPFIEEKLNYNNTDVKVLAYPVFDDNGEVIGAVESSLNITKRKNAEKALKISEMEYKELFSTMTNGFVLHELITDENGEPADYRFLKVNQAFENMTGLSADKIKGRTMFEIFPDSGKYLIERYGQVAMTGIPDEFDNYNPYLNRYYHVYSYCPKIGQFAAIFTEITELMELKKQQRKSLEQIEKNLEDLAILNDEIRNPLQAIIGYVTLEEREYTERILSQAKVIDRLVNRLDKGWLESEKIRDFLRKHYSFN from the coding sequence TTGACCAGTAAGTACAAAAAATATTATACAACAGAGACATCCAATGATTCACAGAATAAACGAAGAGAAACTGCCATGAACAGACAGGATTATTTCACACCGGAAAACAGTCTTATGAAGGACATAATAGATAAATCACCATACAAAGTGATACTTACAGATAAATCCGGAAAAGTTATCTATCTCAATAATAAAGCAGAAAATATCTATGGAATAACCCTTAATCAATTATTCAGGCCACAATATGTAATAGATTCATCCGGAAAAAAGATAAGCAGATTTGAAGATATTTACCAGATGCTTACAATATGGGATTCAGAATCGGGTGACAGAGACAGTAATTCCAACGCATTTACCTTTGAATCCAGATTTAAGCAGAAAAATAAAGAATATTACCCCGTAAAAATAACTGCAAACCTGCTCAGGGATAAAAAAAGATCACCTGAATATCAGGACTGTATCTGTTTTTATGCAGAAGATATCTCTGCCGGAAAAGAAACTGAAGAAGCTCTTATAAAATCCGAGAAGGATAAAGTTACAATATTAAACGCCATACACGAGAACCTTGTATATTACAATACAGATTTTGAAATTATCTGGGCCAATCAGGACCCGGCAGATTCCCTGGGGATGAAACCTGAGGATCTCATAGGAAAAGTCTGCTACAAACTGTGGTACAACAGGGACAGCCCGTGTGAGAACTGTACTGTTAAAAAAGCAATAGAAAATAAAAAACCGTTCATTGAGGAGAAACTTAATTACAATAATACAGATGTAAAAGTTCTCGCATACCCTGTGTTTGATGACAATGGTGAAGTTATAGGAGCTGTTGAGTCATCACTAAACATAACAAAGAGAAAAAATGCTGAAAAAGCTCTTAAAATAAGTGAAATGGAGTATAAAGAACTCTTTTCAACGATGACAAACGGATTTGTACTCCATGAGCTGATAACCGATGAAAACGGTGAACCTGCTGACTACAGATTTCTTAAAGTAAACCAGGCTTTTGAGAATATGACGGGGCTTTCTGCTGATAAGATCAAAGGCAGAACAATGTTTGAAATATTCCCGGATTCCGGAAAATACTTAATTGAAAGATATGGCCAGGTGGCAATGACCGGAATTCCGGATGAGTTCGACAATTATAATCCATATTTAAACAGGTATTACCATGTCTATTCATACTGTCCGAAAATCGGCCAGTTTGCTGCAATATTTACTGAGATTACCGAGCTGATGGAGCTTAAAAAGCAGCAGAGGAAGAGCCTCGAACAGATTGAAAAAAATCTTGAAGATCTTGCAATACTGAATGATGAGATCAGAAATCCTCTCCAGGCAATTATAGGCTACGTCACACTTGAAGAGAGGGAATATACAGAAAGAATTCTCTCACAGGCAAAGGTTATTGACAGGCTTGTAAACCGGCTTGACAAAGGGTGGCTTGAATCTGAGAAGATCAGGGACTTTTTAAGGAAGCATTACAGTTTTAATTAA
- the uvrA gene encoding excinuclease ABC subunit UvrA, whose translation MKNITIKGAREHNLKNISVEIPRDRFVVITGVSGSGKSTLAFDTIYAEGQRRYVESLSAYARQFLGLMNKPDVDSIDGLSPAISIEQKTTSKNPRSTVGTVTEIYDYLRLLFARIGTPYCPEHNIRIESRTPEKISDAVSEDFKGMVTVLAPVVRQKKGTYQQLLKDLDSEGFTRVRVDGEIIRTDEEITLERYVKHDIEIVIDRLDPSEERSRLVEAVETAIKKSDGLVFVTGISAEDKLSGEEEAEERHKNENPDDAGGSGRDNSEEISEKIYSSKMACPVCGFSFEELQPRMFSFNSPFGACGECNGLGIKMDFDPDLIIPDKNRSIADGAVATYRNFLDGYRSQYLAAVAAHYGFDVFTPIKDLTDKQYGALMHGSNEKIRFDMKMKGGEAHWSHNGSWEGLLPQAERLYSQTKSEYRRKELEKFMKISKCPKCDGKRLKPSVLAVRTGGRTIADVTDLSISRAIEFFSGLELTDKEQEIAKQVLKEINSRLRFLEQVGLGYLTLSRNAGTLSGGEAQRIRLATQIGSNLTGVLYVLDEPSIGLHQRDNHKLIETLHRLRDLGNTLVVVEHDEDTIRNADYVIDMGPGAGVHGGDVIAKGTPMDIENNPESLTGLYLSGKEKIDTPAKRRKAESFIRINGCRQNNLKDVSAAIPAGLLTVVTGVSGSGKSTLIYDTLYRALMKEVYKSKTSPGDYDTLESDIPVDKVIVIDQSPIGRTPRSNPATYTKVFDEIRKIFAETKEAKIRGYKPGRFSFNVKGGRCEACGGEGLIKIEMNFLPDVYVECEECKGRRFNAETLEVKYKDKSIADVLDMTVEEAYYIFENVPTVRSKLETLCRVGLGYIKLGQSSTTLSGGEAQRIKLTRELSKKATGNTVYLLDEPTTGLHFHDVKKLISVLDSLVEKGNTVVVIEHNLDVIKSADHIIDLGPEGGEKGGEIIASGTPEEVAASPASYTGQFLAKMLN comes from the coding sequence ATGAAAAATATTACAATAAAGGGAGCAAGAGAGCACAACCTGAAAAATATCAGTGTTGAAATCCCGCGTGACAGATTTGTCGTCATAACCGGAGTTTCAGGTTCAGGCAAATCCACCCTTGCTTTCGATACAATATATGCAGAAGGGCAGAGAAGATATGTTGAATCGCTCTCAGCCTATGCGAGACAGTTCTTAGGCTTAATGAACAAGCCGGATGTTGACTCAATAGACGGCCTCTCCCCGGCAATATCAATAGAGCAGAAGACAACATCAAAAAACCCGAGAAGTACTGTCGGAACAGTAACGGAGATATACGATTATCTCAGGCTTCTCTTCGCAAGAATCGGAACACCATACTGCCCGGAGCATAACATCAGAATAGAATCAAGGACACCTGAAAAGATCTCTGATGCAGTATCTGAGGATTTTAAAGGGATGGTAACAGTACTTGCTCCGGTTGTGAGGCAGAAGAAAGGCACATACCAGCAGCTGTTAAAGGATCTCGACTCAGAAGGCTTCACCAGAGTCCGGGTTGATGGTGAGATCATCAGGACTGATGAGGAGATCACTCTCGAACGATATGTAAAGCATGACATTGAGATTGTCATTGACAGGCTTGACCCTTCAGAAGAGAGATCAAGGCTTGTCGAGGCAGTTGAGACTGCAATAAAGAAATCTGACGGTCTTGTTTTCGTCACCGGAATTTCGGCTGAAGATAAGTTATCAGGGGAAGAAGAAGCTGAAGAGAGGCATAAAAATGAAAATCCGGATGATGCCGGTGGTTCAGGCAGAGATAATTCAGAAGAGATCTCTGAAAAGATTTACTCCTCAAAGATGGCATGTCCTGTATGCGGATTTTCATTTGAAGAGCTTCAGCCGAGAATGTTCTCATTTAACAGCCCCTTTGGCGCCTGCGGAGAATGCAACGGACTTGGCATAAAGATGGACTTTGACCCTGACCTCATAATTCCGGATAAGAACAGATCAATAGCCGATGGTGCGGTTGCGACATACAGAAACTTCCTTGACGGATACAGAAGTCAGTATCTTGCTGCTGTTGCAGCCCATTACGGCTTTGATGTCTTCACGCCGATAAAAGACCTGACAGATAAACAGTACGGAGCACTCATGCATGGATCGAATGAGAAGATCCGGTTTGATATGAAGATGAAAGGGGGAGAAGCGCACTGGTCACACAACGGTTCATGGGAGGGTCTTCTGCCTCAGGCTGAACGGCTGTACTCACAGACCAAGTCGGAGTACCGGAGAAAAGAGCTTGAGAAATTCATGAAGATCTCAAAGTGCCCGAAATGTGACGGAAAGAGGCTTAAGCCTTCAGTTCTTGCTGTCCGGACAGGCGGAAGGACAATTGCGGATGTAACCGATCTTTCTATCAGCCGCGCCATTGAATTTTTCAGCGGCCTTGAACTGACTGATAAAGAGCAGGAGATCGCAAAACAGGTACTAAAGGAGATCAATTCAAGACTTCGTTTCCTCGAACAGGTGGGCCTTGGCTATCTTACTCTATCAAGAAATGCAGGCACACTCTCCGGCGGAGAGGCACAGAGAATCCGGCTTGCAACCCAGATCGGATCAAACCTTACCGGAGTTCTGTACGTCCTTGATGAACCTTCAATCGGCCTTCACCAGAGGGACAACCATAAACTGATTGAAACTCTGCACCGCCTGCGTGATCTCGGCAACACTCTTGTTGTCGTGGAGCATGATGAGGATACAATCAGAAATGCGGATTATGTCATAGACATGGGGCCGGGTGCAGGTGTCCACGGGGGAGATGTAATAGCAAAAGGAACTCCGATGGATATTGAAAATAATCCGGAGTCCCTTACCGGACTGTACCTCTCCGGAAAGGAGAAGATAGATACACCTGCAAAAAGAAGAAAAGCAGAATCCTTCATCCGGATAAACGGGTGCAGGCAGAACAATTTAAAAGATGTCAGTGCCGCCATCCCTGCCGGACTTCTGACTGTAGTCACCGGAGTATCGGGTTCAGGGAAATCAACCCTGATATATGACACCCTTTACAGGGCTCTGATGAAGGAGGTATATAAATCAAAGACCAGTCCGGGAGATTATGATACCCTTGAATCTGACATTCCGGTGGACAAAGTCATAGTCATCGACCAGAGTCCTATCGGAAGAACACCACGGTCAAATCCGGCGACATACACCAAGGTCTTTGACGAGATCAGAAAGATCTTTGCAGAGACAAAGGAGGCAAAGATCAGGGGTTATAAACCGGGAAGATTCTCCTTTAATGTGAAAGGCGGGAGATGTGAAGCCTGCGGCGGTGAGGGCCTGATTAAAATTGAGATGAATTTCCTGCCGGACGTATATGTCGAATGTGAGGAGTGCAAAGGCAGAAGATTCAATGCAGAGACACTTGAAGTTAAATACAAGGATAAATCAATTGCAGATGTCCTTGATATGACTGTTGAGGAGGCATACTATATCTTTGAGAATGTCCCCACAGTCAGGTCAAAGCTTGAAACATTATGCAGGGTGGGCCTTGGATATATAAAACTCGGCCAGAGTTCAACCACACTCTCCGGCGGCGAAGCACAGAGGATTAAACTCACAAGGGAATTATCAAAGAAGGCCACCGGAAATACAGTCTATCTTCTTGATGAACCGACAACCGGGCTTCACTTCCATGATGTCAAAAAGCTGATATCCGTTCTTGACAGCCTTGTTGAGAAGGGAAATACAGTTGTGGTAATTGAGCACAATCTTGATGTCATCAAATCAGCAGATCATATAATAGATCTCGGCCCTGAGGGTGGTGAGAAGGGTGGTGAGATCATAGCCTCCGGAACTCCTGAAGAGGTTGCTGCATCTCCGGCAAGCTACACCGGACAGTTTCTTGCAAAGATGCTCAACTGA
- a CDS encoding cache domain-containing protein encodes MRYSGICALIIIMTALSAAICGCTAGDSSQAAITTEETVSESGLNIMTEEFPPFNYRDKNGEIAGQSTEIVKEILSRLNQKATIELLPWSESYDAALKEPNAVLYSAGINEEREPLFRWVGPIGSFDYVLYAKSGSGITINSLDAAKKTGKIGVVKDDTRQQFLSDSNFQNTISLQDDKTCLNKLMNGEIDLWFGSSLNAAYIAEEEGYSAGDIVSVYPVRSNEVYIAFNQKIPDETIENWQNALDSMKADGTYETIINKYGNDGEDSVISPDFDNSKTDPTLTAVIAVTEGQIKSILRPFEVLAMTNEVRSGEWQKIKPLLRTLEEKEPDTRLWYANTDGSYYTVVDDLADSNLKDRSYFPVVLSGEESVGTVVISHSTGKNAAIVAVPVIVNEEVIGILGASVYADSVTETLNEKLPASTVYYAIDNEGKFALSSEKGEISQDISLMTENSSFGKAVEKMLSEESGTVEYEKEGETWTAAFRKSPLTGWHFAVAEAV; translated from the coding sequence ATGAGATATTCAGGAATATGTGCTTTAATCATTATAATGACAGCTTTATCAGCAGCTATATGCGGATGCACAGCGGGAGATTCTTCTCAGGCAGCCATAACAACGGAAGAAACTGTTTCCGAATCCGGTCTGAATATAATGACCGAAGAATTTCCGCCTTTCAACTATAGGGATAAAAACGGTGAGATCGCCGGCCAGTCAACAGAAATAGTAAAAGAGATATTATCGAGGCTGAACCAGAAAGCAACAATAGAACTCCTCCCCTGGTCAGAAAGTTATGATGCAGCACTGAAAGAACCAAATGCAGTATTATACTCGGCAGGAATTAATGAAGAGAGAGAGCCGCTCTTCAGATGGGTGGGGCCGATTGGATCGTTTGATTATGTGCTGTATGCAAAATCAGGCTCCGGAATTACGATAAACAGTCTGGATGCCGCAAAGAAAACAGGCAAAATCGGGGTTGTAAAGGATGACACCCGCCAGCAGTTCCTTTCTGACAGTAATTTCCAGAATACCATATCCCTTCAGGATGATAAAACATGCCTCAATAAACTGATGAACGGAGAGATTGATCTCTGGTTTGGAAGCAGTCTGAATGCCGCATATATCGCAGAAGAAGAAGGATATTCAGCCGGGGACATCGTATCTGTGTACCCGGTCAGGAGCAATGAAGTATATATCGCATTTAACCAGAAAATTCCGGATGAAACAATTGAAAATTGGCAGAATGCACTTGATTCTATGAAAGCAGACGGAACATATGAAACAATTATTAATAAATACGGCAATGACGGGGAAGATTCAGTTATATCTCCGGATTTTGACAATTCAAAGACGGATCCAACGCTGACTGCCGTGATTGCAGTTACAGAAGGTCAGATAAAAAGCATTCTTCGCCCCTTTGAGGTGCTTGCTATGACAAACGAAGTCCGTTCAGGAGAATGGCAGAAGATTAAACCTCTATTAAGAACTCTTGAAGAGAAAGAACCTGATACCAGACTATGGTACGCCAATACCGATGGTTCATACTACACTGTTGTGGATGACCTTGCAGATTCAAACCTCAAAGATAGATCATATTTCCCGGTTGTGCTCTCCGGAGAAGAGTCGGTAGGGACAGTTGTGATAAGCCACTCAACCGGAAAAAATGCCGCGATTGTAGCAGTACCTGTAATTGTGAATGAAGAGGTGATCGGTATACTCGGCGCTTCAGTATATGCTGACAGTGTTACTGAAACACTCAATGAAAAACTTCCGGCTTCAACCGTATATTATGCAATTGACAATGAAGGCAAATTTGCACTAAGTTCGGAAAAAGGAGAGATCTCACAGGACATATCACTTATGACTGAAAACAGTTCCTTTGGAAAGGCAGTTGAAAAAATGCTTTCAGAAGAGAGTGGAACTGTGGAATATGAAAAAGAAGGAGAGACGTGGACCGCCGCATTCAGGAAGTCACCACTTACAGGATGGCACTTTGCAGTTGCAGAGGCTGTATAG
- the uvrC gene encoding excinuclease ABC subunit UvrC — protein MDTATLPEDPGCYMYKDRDGNVVYVGKAKNLKKRVSSYFSKSHHDPKTGAMLKVAEDFDYIVTGTEVEALILENNLIKRYKPKYNIDLRDSKNYAYIRISDDKFPAIGIARKKTGRGEFFGPFVSARERDYILSALRKIFGLRSCRRMPKRACLRYHIGSCSAPCTGAISEENYNERIRNAESILRGHTKDVLLNLEEKMKSHSQRQEFEEALEMRDTISAIKNLSEKQFADRKKDRDEDVINYTLREGVIYIMLFSVYKGTLGDKQEFVFDGNKETFEEFIVQYYSENEIPSEIILPEIPDPSLEDFLSDMRGRKVKLTVPQKGDKKNLLDLVAKNIESVFFRGEKNVEALKKRLHLPENPDVIECFDISHLSGTAMTGSMVQFRYGRPDKRNYRRFKIKTVEGIDDFAAIAEVVRRRYSRLQRESSENRKSEENGDNSLMPDLIIIDGGKGQLSSAAAVLKDLNLKIPIISVAKREEEIFVPGLSAPLPVKKNDPASFLIQEIRDEAHRFAIEYNRLLRKKEAFGEN, from the coding sequence ATGGATACAGCGACTCTTCCGGAAGATCCCGGATGCTACATGTACAAAGACAGAGACGGAAATGTCGTATATGTGGGCAAGGCAAAGAACCTGAAGAAGAGGGTATCATCTTATTTTTCCAAAAGCCACCATGACCCAAAGACCGGGGCAATGCTGAAAGTTGCCGAGGACTTTGACTATATCGTCACCGGAACCGAGGTTGAAGCGCTGATTCTTGAGAATAACCTAATCAAGAGATATAAACCAAAATACAATATTGATCTTAGGGATTCCAAAAATTACGCATATATCCGTATCAGCGATGATAAATTCCCGGCAATAGGCATTGCAAGAAAGAAGACCGGAAGAGGGGAATTTTTCGGCCCGTTTGTATCTGCCAGGGAGAGGGATTATATCCTCTCTGCCCTCAGAAAGATTTTCGGACTCAGGTCATGCAGGAGAATGCCGAAACGTGCATGCCTGAGATATCATATCGGATCATGCAGTGCCCCCTGCACAGGTGCGATATCTGAAGAAAATTACAACGAAAGAATCAGAAATGCCGAATCAATCCTGAGAGGGCATACAAAAGATGTTCTCCTGAATCTTGAAGAAAAGATGAAATCACACTCTCAAAGGCAGGAATTTGAAGAGGCACTTGAGATGAGGGATACCATATCGGCGATTAAAAATCTCTCTGAGAAGCAGTTTGCTGACCGGAAGAAGGACAGAGATGAGGATGTAATAAATTACACTCTAAGAGAAGGTGTCATTTATATCATGCTCTTTTCGGTTTACAAGGGCACACTTGGGGACAAGCAGGAGTTTGTCTTTGACGGGAATAAAGAGACATTTGAAGAATTTATTGTGCAGTATTATTCTGAGAATGAAATTCCGTCCGAGATTATCCTTCCGGAAATTCCTGACCCGTCACTTGAGGACTTCCTCTCAGATATGCGGGGCAGAAAGGTTAAACTGACAGTCCCGCAGAAGGGTGATAAGAAAAATCTCCTTGACCTTGTTGCAAAGAATATCGAGTCAGTCTTCTTCAGGGGTGAGAAGAATGTTGAGGCACTGAAAAAACGCCTTCACCTGCCTGAAAATCCGGATGTCATCGAGTGCTTTGATATATCCCACCTCTCCGGCACTGCTATGACGGGGTCAATGGTGCAGTTCAGGTACGGCAGACCGGACAAGAGAAACTACAGGCGGTTTAAAATTAAGACGGTGGAAGGCATTGACGATTTTGCAGCAATTGCCGAGGTTGTCAGAAGAAGATATTCAAGGTTGCAGAGGGAAAGCAGTGAGAACAGGAAGAGTGAAGAGAACGGAGACAACTCTCTGATGCCCGATCTTATAATCATTGACGGCGGTAAGGGCCAGCTCTCATCCGCAGCAGCGGTTCTCAAAGACCTTAACCTGAAAATACCCATAATTTCGGTTGCTAAACGTGAAGAAGAGATATTCGTGCCCGGACTATCAGCTCCGCTTCCGGTTAAGAAGAATGATCCGGCTTCATTTCTCATTCAGGAGATCAGGGACGAGGCACACAGGTTTGCGATAGAATACAACCGGCTCCTGAGGAAGAAAGAGGCTTTTGGTGAGAATTAA
- a CDS encoding alpha/beta hydrolase family protein: protein MKPGITCIFTITLLLIIILTVSAGYICPVQQSPASSAVNVVESPPAVFKDQEFSFQFLRTVGASYSGEADIGECLATASRIKEGDFESWYSEWKNTADTFRTAGDRSLAAGHRRTAMEAYYRAATYYRTAEFFLHGNSTDPRIVETWGKSRETFCDALALDAVPYEIVSIPYENTTLPGYFYMVDNSGTSRPLLIVQTGFDGCQEELHPYAVEGVKRGYNVLTFEGPGQGEVIRVQNIPFRSDWENVIKPVVDYAVSRPEVDEERIALWGISLGGYLAPRGAAYELGIAALVTDPGTYDVGENLLRNLQEGGGAAANMTKEDLREWLRTDPAEFNDAIRKAMADDTGTRWLNENGMFVFSAGSPAQFWAKWMDFSLVGTAGKIQCPTLVCAGAADHFDPDGVQAQALYDNLTCERKLMVFSDEYGAGSHCQLGAFAQSFGAKFDWLDDTMGMDG from the coding sequence ATGAAACCCGGGATTACCTGTATATTCACGATCACCCTCCTGCTCATAATTATTTTGACAGTTTCAGCAGGCTATATCTGCCCTGTTCAGCAATCTCCGGCTTCATCTGCCGTCAATGTGGTGGAATCTCCTCCGGCAGTATTTAAAGATCAGGAATTTTCTTTCCAGTTCCTGAGGACAGTTGGCGCCTCGTATTCGGGAGAGGCTGATATCGGTGAGTGCCTTGCCACTGCGTCCCGGATCAAAGAAGGAGACTTTGAGAGTTGGTACAGCGAATGGAAAAATACCGCAGACACCTTCAGGACTGCGGGTGACAGGAGCCTCGCAGCCGGGCACAGGCGTACCGCAATGGAAGCATACTACCGGGCTGCAACGTATTACCGCACAGCCGAGTTCTTCCTGCATGGTAATTCCACAGATCCCCGCATCGTTGAGACCTGGGGAAAGAGCCGGGAAACATTCTGCGATGCACTTGCACTCGATGCTGTCCCGTACGAGATTGTCAGCATACCTTATGAGAATACAACGCTGCCGGGTTACTTCTATATGGTCGATAATTCCGGGACATCACGTCCGCTCCTCATCGTCCAGACTGGCTTTGACGGTTGCCAGGAAGAACTTCATCCATATGCAGTGGAAGGGGTAAAACGCGGATACAATGTCCTGACATTCGAAGGGCCGGGCCAGGGCGAAGTGATACGGGTTCAGAATATTCCATTCCGTTCCGACTGGGAGAATGTTATTAAACCTGTTGTGGACTATGCGGTGAGCCGGCCGGAAGTCGATGAAGAACGTATTGCGCTCTGGGGAATTTCCCTTGGGGGCTACCTCGCACCCCGCGGTGCTGCATATGAGCTGGGGATTGCAGCGCTGGTCACGGATCCGGGCACCTACGACGTCGGAGAGAATCTCCTGCGGAACCTGCAGGAGGGCGGAGGAGCGGCCGCGAACATGACCAAAGAAGACCTGAGGGAATGGCTGCGGACGGATCCTGCTGAGTTCAACGACGCTATCCGAAAAGCAATGGCAGACGATACCGGCACCCGCTGGCTGAACGAGAATGGTATGTTCGTCTTCAGTGCCGGCTCTCCGGCACAGTTCTGGGCGAAATGGATGGATTTTTCACTTGTAGGAACTGCCGGAAAGATACAGTGCCCAACGCTGGTCTGTGCCGGTGCGGCTGACCACTTCGATCCGGACGGGGTGCAGGCACAGGCGCTCTACGACAACCTCACCTGTGAACGTAAACTCATGGTCTTCTCCGACGAGTACGGTGCCGGGTCGCACTGCCAGCTCGGAGCATTTGCACAGTCTTTTGGCGCCAAGTTCGACTGGCTTGATGATACGATGGGAATGGACGGATAG
- a CDS encoding HepT-like ribonuclease domain-containing protein, giving the protein MRKNRIADDYFNDIITAIEKIESFVGDTTEDDFALDEKTQFAVIRGLEIIGEAVKKIPPENKEKYPKVPWKELAGMRDKLIHAYFGVNIEIVWLTVKEDLPEIKKIISER; this is encoded by the coding sequence ATGAGAAAAAACAGAATTGCTGATGACTATTTCAACGATATCATCACAGCAATTGAAAAGATCGAATCATTTGTAGGGGACACAACAGAGGACGACTTTGCCCTTGACGAAAAAACACAGTTTGCCGTAATAAGAGGACTTGAAATTATCGGTGAGGCTGTTAAAAAAATACCACCGGAAAATAAGGAAAAATACCCTAAAGTCCCCTGGAAAGAACTGGCAGGCATGCGTGATAAACTCATTCATGCTTATTTTGGAGTCAATATCGAAATTGTCTGGTTAACAGTCAAAGAAGACCTCCCGGAAATAAAAAAAATAATATCTGAAAGATAA
- the bcp gene encoding thioredoxin-dependent thiol peroxidase, producing MADLKNGDTAPEFCLKDMKEMDVCLSVLKGKWVVLYFYPKDNTPGCSMEAETFTAMEEEFKSFNAVIVGISPDSCESHRKFSEKHSLSILLLSDPGHEVLEKYGVWKQKKMFGNSFLGVERSTFLIDPEGNIRNVWHKVKVKGHAEAVLDKIKSLSG from the coding sequence ATGGCTGATTTGAAAAATGGTGATACTGCTCCCGAATTTTGTTTAAAGGATATGAAGGAGATGGATGTCTGCCTCTCTGTATTGAAGGGAAAGTGGGTGGTCTTATATTTTTATCCAAAGGACAACACTCCCGGATGTTCGATGGAGGCAGAAACATTTACGGCTATGGAGGAGGAATTTAAATCCTTTAATGCCGTTATTGTTGGAATAAGCCCTGATTCCTGTGAGAGCCACAGAAAATTTTCTGAGAAGCATTCGCTTTCCATTCTGCTGCTTTCTGATCCTGGGCATGAGGTGCTTGAGAAATATGGTGTCTGGAAGCAGAAGAAGATGTTTGGCAATTCATTTCTGGGTGTTGAGAGGAGCACTTTCCTGATAGATCCGGAAGGGAATATCAGAAATGTCTGGCATAAGGTTAAAGTGAAAGGGCATGCTGAGGCTGTTCTTGATAAAATTAAATCACTTTCCGGTTAA